Proteins encoded together in one Helicobacter pylori window:
- the gatA gene encoding Asp-tRNA(Asn)/Glu-tRNA(Gln) amidotransferase GatCAB subunit A, with the protein MITLKQALSLSQDELETLKNEIDAKVRASDLNAYIKAPSLNGASAKGVPILIKDNISVKGWEITCSSKILEGYVAPYHASVIENLHQNSMAGFGLSNMDEFAMGSTTESSCYGITKNPRDKNRVPGGSSGGSAAAVAGGLAVAALGSDTGGSIRQPASYCGCVGLKPTYGRVSRYGLIAYCSSFDQIGPITQNVEDASILFDAISGYDSKDSTSANLKPTQTFKNLNRDKRFKIAILRDHIKDASNEVQLAYENTLKVLKEMGHEVVEKKMLDSHYQISIYYIISMAEASSNLARFDGVRYGRRAQNVKDLKELYLKSRSEGFGDEVKRRIMLGNFVLSSGYYDAYYLKAQQMRLMIKEQYNKIFEEADLIFTPVAPTTAHLFNYHASPLEMYLSDIYTIGANLSGLPALSLPVAKDPLGLPIGMQFLAKAFDEQSLLDISYALEQELDLKLD; encoded by the coding sequence ATGATCACTTTAAAACAAGCCCTTTCTTTATCCCAAGATGAATTAGAAACCCTTAAAAACGAAATTGACGCTAAGGTTAGAGCTTCAGATTTGAACGCTTACATTAAAGCCCCTAGCCTTAATGGCGCTAGCGCTAAGGGGGTGCCAATCCTCATTAAAGACAATATCAGCGTTAAGGGGTGGGAAATCACTTGCTCCAGTAAGATTTTAGAAGGCTATGTCGCCCCTTATCATGCGAGCGTGATTGAAAACTTGCACCAAAACAGCATGGCAGGGTTTGGGCTTTCTAACATGGACGAGTTTGCGATGGGAAGCACCACAGAGTCTAGTTGCTATGGGATCACCAAAAACCCACGAGACAAAAACAGAGTGCCTGGGGGGAGCAGTGGAGGGAGCGCAGCAGCCGTGGCGGGTGGCTTAGCGGTGGCGGCTTTAGGGAGCGATACGGGCGGGTCTATCAGGCAGCCGGCGAGTTATTGCGGGTGCGTGGGGTTAAAGCCCACTTATGGGAGGGTGAGCCGTTATGGTTTGATCGCTTATTGCTCTAGTTTTGATCAAATCGGGCCTATCACGCAAAATGTAGAAGACGCTTCTATTTTATTTGACGCTATTAGCGGGTATGATAGCAAGGACTCCACGAGCGCGAATCTCAAACCCACGCAAACCTTTAAAAACCTTAACAGAGACAAACGCTTTAAAATCGCTATCTTAAGGGATCACATTAAAGACGCGAGCAATGAAGTGCAACTCGCTTATGAAAACACCCTTAAAGTCTTGAAAGAAATGGGGCATGAGGTTGTGGAAAAAAAGATGTTGGATTCGCATTATCAAATCTCTATTTATTATATTATCAGCATGGCTGAAGCGAGTTCGAATCTGGCCAGATTTGATGGGGTGCGTTATGGGAGGAGGGCTCAAAATGTTAAAGATTTGAAAGAATTGTATCTCAAAAGCCGCAGTGAAGGTTTTGGCGATGAGGTGAAACGGCGCATCATGTTAGGGAATTTTGTCTTAAGCAGTGGGTATTATGACGCTTATTATTTGAAGGCCCAGCAAATGCGTTTGATGATCAAAGAGCAATACAACAAGATTTTTGAAGAAGCGGATTTGATTTTCACCCCTGTAGCCCCTACGACCGCTCATCTATTCAATTACCATGCAAGCCCCTTAGAAATGTATTTGAGCGATATTTACACGATTGGGGCGAATTTGAGCGGTTTGCCGGCCCTTTCTTTACCGGTCGCTAAAGATCCTTTAGGCTTGCCCATAGGGATGCAATTCCTTGCTAAGGCTTTTGATGAGCAAAGCCTTTTAGATATTTCTTACGCTTTAGAGCAAGAATTAGATTTAAAATTAGATTAA
- a CDS encoding dephospho-CoA kinase, with amino-acid sequence MILKNAIALTGGIGTGKSTTLKILESQGYKILDADKIAHQLLQEHRLEIAQHFGSDILEKDILNRKKLGAIVFQNPNELKWLEDFLHPLIRECMLKKACELEKNHQAYFLDIPLFFEVGGKKRYPVSKVVLIYAPRALQIERLLERDKLKESEILQRLACQMDIEQKRAMSDYIIDNSSSLKDLNKQVERFLKTLL; translated from the coding sequence ATGATCTTAAAAAACGCTATCGCTCTCACAGGGGGGATAGGCACTGGTAAAAGCACCACCCTTAAAATATTAGAATCGCAAGGCTATAAGATCCTAGATGCGGATAAGATCGCCCACCAATTATTGCAAGAGCATCGGCTAGAAATCGCCCAACACTTTGGATCAGATATTTTAGAAAAAGATATTTTAAACAGAAAAAAACTTGGCGCGATCGTGTTTCAAAATCCTAATGAATTAAAATGGCTAGAAGATTTTTTGCACCCCTTAATCCGTGAATGCATGCTTAAAAAAGCCTGTGAATTAGAGAAGAATCATCAAGCGTATTTTTTAGATATCCCTTTGTTTTTTGAAGTGGGGGGTAAAAAACGCTATCCTGTGAGTAAGGTGGTGTTAATCTATGCACCAAGAGCTTTACAAATTGAGCGCCTTTTAGAGCGAGACAAACTCAAAGAATCTGAAATTTTGCAGCGCTTAGCTTGTCAAATGGATATAGAGCAAAAACGCGCCATGAGCGATTACATTATAGACAACAGCTCCAGTTTAAAAGATTTGAATAAGCAGGTTGAACGCTTTTTAAAAACGCTCTTATAA
- the speE gene encoding spermidine synthase (catalyzes the formation of spermidine from putrescine and S-adenosylmethioninamine): MWITQEITPYLRKEYTIEAKLLDVRSEHNILEIFKSKDFGEIAMLNRQLLFKNFLHIESELLAHMGGCTKKELEEVLIVDGFDLELAHQLFKYDTRIDFVQADEKILDSFISFFPHFHEVKNNKNFTHAKQLLDLDIKKYDLILCLQEPDIHKIDGLKRMLKEDGVFISVAKHPLLEHVSMQNALKNMGGVFSVAMPFVAPLRILSNKGYIYASFKTHPLKDLMTPKIEALKSVRYYNEDIHRAAFALPKNLQEVFKDNIKS; the protein is encoded by the coding sequence ATGTGGATCACCCAAGAAATCACGCCGTATTTGCGTAAAGAATACACCATAGAAGCGAAATTATTAGATGTTAGAAGCGAGCATAATATCTTAGAGATTTTTAAATCTAAGGATTTTGGTGAAATTGCGATGCTTAACCGCCAATTATTATTCAAGAATTTTTTGCACATTGAAAGCGAGTTGCTCGCTCATATGGGGGGTTGCACCAAGAAAGAGCTTGAAGAAGTTTTGATTGTGGATGGGTTTGATTTGGAATTAGCCCACCAGCTTTTTAAATACGACACGCGTATAGATTTTGTGCAAGCGGATGAAAAGATTTTGGATAGCTTCATTAGTTTTTTCCCCCATTTCCATGAAGTGAAAAACAACAAGAATTTCACGCACGCTAAACAACTCTTAGATTTGGACATTAAAAAATACGATTTGATTCTTTGCTTACAAGAGCCGGATATTCATAAAATAGATGGTTTAAAAAGAATGCTTAAAGAAGATGGGGTGTTTATTTCGGTAGCCAAACACCCACTATTAGAGCATGTGAGCATGCAAAACGCCCTTAAAAACATGGGCGGAGTTTTTTCTGTTGCCATGCCTTTTGTAGCGCCCTTAAGGATTTTGAGCAATAAAGGTTATATTTACGCTTCTTTTAAAACCCACCCCTTAAAAGATCTCATGACGCCAAAAATAGAAGCGCTAAAAAGCGTGAGATACTATAACGAAGACATTCATAGGGCCGCATTCGCTTTGCCTAAAAATTTACAAGAAGTCTTTAAAGACAATATCAAATCTTAA
- the der gene encoding ribosome biogenesis GTPase Der: MNTSHKTLKTIAILGQPNVGKSSLFNRLARERIAITSDFAGTTRDINKRKIALNGHEVELLDTGGMAKDALLSKEIKALNLKAAQMSDLILYVVDGKSIPSDEDLKLFREVFKTNPNCFLVINKIDNDKERERAYAFSSFGMPKSFNISVSHNRGISALIDAVLNALNLNQIIEQDLDADILESLEASNNALEENKEEEIIQVGIIGRVNVGKSSLLNALTKKERSLVSSVAGTTIDPIDETILIGDQKICFVDTAGIRHRGKILGIEKYALERTQKALEKSHIVLLVLDVSAPFVELDEKISSLADKHSLGIILILNKWDIRYAPYEEIMAALKRKFRFLEYAPVITTSCLKARHIDEIKHKIIEVYECFSKRIPTSSLNSVIAQATQKHPLPSDGGKLVKVYYATQFATKPPQISLIMNRPKALHFSYKRYLINTLRKEFNFLGTPLILNAKDKKSAQQN; encoded by the coding sequence ATGAATACAAGCCATAAAACTTTAAAAACCATTGCGATTTTAGGCCAGCCTAATGTGGGGAAAAGCTCACTATTTAACCGCCTGGCTAGAGAAAGGATCGCTATCACTTCAGATTTTGCAGGCACTACACGAGACATTAACAAACGAAAAATCGCATTGAACGGTCATGAAGTGGAATTGTTAGACACAGGGGGCATGGCTAAAGACGCTCTTTTGTCTAAAGAAATCAAAGCCCTTAATTTAAAAGCCGCTCAAATGAGCGATTTGATTTTATACGTTGTGGATGGCAAGTCTATCCCTAGCGATGAAGATCTTAAGCTTTTTAGAGAGGTTTTTAAAACCAACCCTAACTGCTTTTTAGTGATCAATAAAATTGATAACGACAAAGAAAGAGAGCGAGCTTATGCGTTTTCTTCTTTTGGCATGCCAAAGAGTTTTAATATCTCCGTTTCGCACAATAGGGGCATTAGCGCATTAATTGATGCGGTATTGAACGCGCTGAATTTAAACCAAATCATAGAGCAAGATTTGGATGCGGATATTTTAGAGAGCTTAGAAGCCTCTAATAACGCTTTAGAAGAAAATAAAGAAGAAGAAATCATTCAAGTAGGCATCATTGGGAGGGTGAATGTGGGCAAAAGCTCGCTTTTAAACGCGCTCACGAAAAAAGAAAGGAGTCTTGTCTCTAGCGTGGCTGGCACGACTATTGACCCCATAGATGAAACCATCCTCATAGGCGATCAAAAAATCTGCTTTGTGGATACCGCTGGCATCAGGCATAGGGGTAAAATTTTAGGCATTGAAAAATACGCCCTAGAACGCACGCAAAAAGCCTTAGAAAAATCCCACATCGTGCTTTTAGTTTTAGACGTGAGCGCTCCTTTTGTGGAATTAGACGAAAAAATTAGCTCTTTAGCGGATAAACACTCTTTAGGCATCATTCTTATTCTAAACAAATGGGACATCCGCTACGCCCCTTATGAAGAGATCATGGCGGCTTTGAAAAGGAAATTCCGCTTTTTAGAATACGCCCCTGTGATCACAACCAGCTGCTTAAAAGCGCGCCATATAGATGAAATCAAGCATAAAATCATAGAAGTCTATGAGTGTTTTTCCAAACGCATTCCCACAAGCTCACTCAATAGTGTAATCGCTCAAGCCACCCAAAAACACCCCTTGCCAAGCGATGGAGGGAAATTAGTGAAAGTGTATTACGCCACGCAATTTGCCACCAAACCCCCTCAAATCTCTCTTATAATGAATCGCCCTAAAGCCTTGCATTTCAGTTACAAACGCTATTTGATCAACACCTTAAGGAAAGAATTTAATTTTTTAGGCACGCCTTTAATCCTTAACGCTAAAGATAAAAAGAGTGCCCAACAAAATTAA
- a CDS encoding HU family DNA-binding protein: MNKAEFIDLVKEAGKYSSKREAEEAISAFTLAVETALSKGESVELIGFGKFETAEQKGKEGKVPGSDKTYKTEDKRVPKFKPGKILKQKVEEGK; the protein is encoded by the coding sequence ATGAACAAAGCGGAATTTATTGATTTGGTTAAAGAAGCGGGTAAATACAGCAGCAAAAGAGAAGCCGAAGAAGCGATCAGTGCCTTTACTCTAGCAGTAGAAACAGCTTTAAGCAAGGGTGAGAGCGTGGAATTGATTGGTTTTGGCAAATTTGAAACCGCAGAGCAAAAAGGCAAAGAGGGTAAAGTTCCAGGAAGCGATAAAACTTATAAAACCGAAGACAAACGAGTACCTAAATTCAAACCCGGCAAAATCCTTAAACAAAAAGTTGAAGAAGGCAAGTAA
- a CDS encoding outer membrane transport family protein has protein sequence MKNFSPLCYFKKLKKRHLIALSLPLLSYANGFKIQEQSLNGTALGSAYVAGARGADASFYNPANMGFTNDWGENRSEFEMTTTVINIPAFSFKVPTTNQGLYSVTSLEIDKSQQNILGIINTIGLGNILKALGNTAATNGLQQAFNRVQGLMNLTNQKVVTLASSPDAQIVNGWTGTTNFVLPKFFYKTHTHNGFTFGGSFTAPSGLGMKWNGKGGNFCMMFSS, from the coding sequence ATGAAAAACTTTTCCCCACTTTGTTATTTTAAAAAGCTCAAAAAACGCCATTTAATCGCTTTGAGTTTGCCCTTGCTTTCTTATGCCAATGGCTTTAAAATCCAAGAGCAAAGTTTGAATGGCACGGCTTTAGGCTCGGCGTATGTCGCTGGGGCTAGGGGCGCTGACGCTTCCTTTTATAACCCGGCGAATATGGGCTTTACTAACGATTGGGGTGAAAACAGAAGCGAATTTGAAATGACCACCACCGTGATTAACATTCCGGCCTTTAGCTTTAAAGTCCCTACGACTAATCAAGGCTTGTATTCAGTGACGAGCTTAGAAATTGATAAAAGCCAACAAAATATTTTAGGCATCATCAACACTATAGGGCTTGGCAATATCCTTAAAGCGCTTGGCAACACGGCCGCTACCAATGGCTTGCAACAAGCTTTCAATCGTGTTCAAGGGCTTATGAATCTAACCAATCAAAAAGTCGTAACCCTCGCTTCATCGCCTGATGCTCAAATCGTGAATGGCTGGACGGGAACGACTAATTTTGTTTTACCCAAATTCTTTTATAAAACGCACACGCATAACGGCTTCACTTTTGGGGGGAGTTTTACCGCTCCTAGCGGGTTGGGCATGAAATGGAATGGTAAAGGGGGGAATTTTTGCATGATGTTTTCATCATGA
- the pseB gene encoding UDP-N-acetylglucosamine 4,6-dehydratase (inverting): protein MLDNQTILITGGTGSFGKRFARKVLGTTNAKKIIIYSRDELKQSEMAMEFNDPRMRFFIGDVRDLERLNYALEGVNICIHAAALKHVPIAEYNPLECIKTNIMGASNVINACLKNEVSQVIALSTDKAANPINLYGATKLCSDKLFVSTNNFKGSSQTQFSVVRYGNVVGSRGSVVPFFKKLVQNKASEIPITDIRMTRFWITLDEGVSFVLKSLKRMHGGEIFVPKIPSMKMTDLAKALAPNTPTKIIGIRPGEKLHEVMIPKDESHLALEFEDFFIIQPTISFQTPKDYTLTKLHEKGQKVAPDFEYSSHNNNQWLEPDDLLKLL from the coding sequence ATGCTAGACAATCAAACGATTTTAATCACCGGTGGCACTGGGAGTTTTGGCAAACGCTTTGCGCGTAAAGTTTTAGGCACCACCAACGCTAAAAAAATCATTATTTATAGCCGAGATGAATTAAAGCAAAGCGAAATGGCAATGGAATTTAATGATCCTAGGATGCGTTTTTTTATCGGCGATGTGAGGGATTTAGAGCGCTTGAATTACGCTTTAGAGGGCGTAAATATTTGTATCCATGCCGCCGCGCTCAAGCATGTGCCCATCGCTGAATACAACCCCCTAGAATGCATTAAAACCAATATCATGGGCGCGAGCAATGTGATTAACGCATGCCTAAAAAACGAAGTGAGCCAGGTCATCGCCCTAAGCACCGATAAAGCCGCTAACCCCATTAACCTCTACGGCGCGACAAAATTGTGCAGCGACAAGCTCTTTGTGAGCACGAATAACTTCAAAGGCTCTTCTCAAACGCAATTTAGCGTGGTGCGTTATGGTAATGTGGTGGGGAGTCGTGGGAGCGTGGTGCCGTTTTTTAAAAAATTAGTCCAAAACAAAGCGAGTGAAATCCCCATTACAGATATTCGCATGACACGATTTTGGATCACCTTAGATGAGGGGGTTTCTTTTGTGCTTAAAAGCTTGAAAAGAATGCATGGGGGTGAAATTTTTGTGCCTAAAATCCCCAGCATGAAAATGACTGATCTCGCTAAAGCCCTAGCCCCCAATACCCCTACTAAAATCATAGGCATTCGCCCGGGCGAAAAACTCCATGAAGTAATGATCCCTAAAGATGAAAGCCATTTAGCCCTAGAATTTGAAGACTTTTTTATTATTCAGCCCACCATAAGCTTCCAAACGCCTAAAGATTACACGCTCACCAAACTCCACGAAAAAGGCCAAAAAGTCGCCCCCGATTTTGAATACAGCAGCCATAATAATAACCAATGGCTAGAGCCTGATGATTTGTTAAAATTATTATGA
- the coaBC gene encoding bifunctional phosphopantothenoylcysteine decarboxylase/phosphopantothenate--cysteine ligase CoaBC produces the protein MNFLEDLFYPLRLLENKRVLLLVSGSIAAYKSLELTRLLFKSGASIQVVMSKGAKKFIKPLSFEALSHHKVLHDRNEKWYYNHQNKLHHNHIACAASTDLLIFAPLSANSLSKIAHALADNTISATFLACASPKILAPSMNTNMLNSPITQSNLKRLKDSNHIILDTQNALLACDAKGDGAMAEPLEILFKAAQTLLKDAYFENREVIIMGGASIEKIDSVRIISNLSSGIQAIALALALYFKGAKVTLIASSFPTPLPKEITSVLVSDTASYENALNNAAKNLQKHALKPLLFNLAAISDYLPKTSFNHKLKKSELGETLNIECVQNKDLLASVNPNQFVKIGFKAEDDQQNAIKNAQNLLKPFQDNGKDCSVVALNLIKDSRPFGSLENELWLFSHKKTQKIPSMNKLEASFKILDFIKDNAL, from the coding sequence ATGAATTTTTTAGAAGATTTATTTTACCCCTTAAGATTGTTAGAAAACAAGCGCGTTTTATTGCTCGTGAGCGGATCTATTGCGGCGTATAAATCCCTAGAATTAACGCGTTTGTTGTTTAAAAGCGGGGCTAGTATCCAAGTGGTGATGAGTAAGGGAGCGAAAAAATTCATCAAGCCCTTAAGCTTTGAAGCTTTGAGCCACCATAAAGTCCTGCATGATCGTAATGAAAAATGGTATTACAACCACCAAAACAAATTGCACCATAACCACATCGCATGCGCTGCTAGCACTGATTTACTCATCTTTGCCCCTTTAAGCGCTAACAGCCTGTCTAAAATCGCTCACGCTTTAGCGGATAATACCATCAGCGCAACTTTTTTAGCTTGCGCTTCCCCTAAAATCCTAGCCCCTAGCATGAACACTAACATGCTCAATTCCCCTATCACTCAAAGTAATTTAAAACGCTTGAAAGATTCCAACCATATTATTTTAGACACCCAAAACGCCCTTTTGGCATGCGATGCTAAAGGCGACGGGGCGATGGCTGAGCCTTTAGAAATCCTTTTTAAAGCCGCTCAAACGCTCCTAAAAGACGCTTATTTTGAAAACAGAGAAGTCATAATCATGGGCGGCGCAAGTATAGAAAAGATTGACAGCGTTAGAATTATTAGCAATCTTTCTAGTGGGATTCAAGCGATCGCTTTGGCCCTAGCGTTATATTTTAAGGGAGCGAAAGTGACTTTGATTGCATCAAGCTTCCCCACTCCTTTGCCTAAAGAAATCACAAGCGTTTTAGTCAGCGACACCGCTTCTTATGAAAACGCCTTAAATAACGCCGCTAAAAACTTGCAAAAACATGCCTTAAAACCCCTACTCTTCAATTTAGCCGCCATTAGCGATTATTTGCCTAAAACTTCTTTTAACCATAAGCTTAAAAAAAGCGAACTGGGCGAAACCCTAAACATTGAATGCGTTCAAAATAAGGATTTACTGGCTTCTGTCAATCCTAATCAATTCGTTAAAATTGGTTTTAAAGCCGAAGACGATCAACAAAACGCTATCAAAAACGCTCAAAATCTTTTAAAACCTTTTCAAGATAACGGCAAGGATTGCTCTGTGGTTGCTTTGAATCTCATTAAAGATTCACGCCCTTTTGGCTCATTAGAGAATGAATTGTGGCTTTTTAGCCATAAAAAAACCCAAAAAATCCCTTCTATGAATAAATTAGAAGCGAGTTTTAAAATCCTTGATTTTATCAAAGACAACGCCCTTTAA
- a CDS encoding thiamine phosphate synthase, with protein sequence MFDADCLKLMFVAGSQDFYHIKGDRTNALLDTLELALQSKITAFQFRQKGDLALQDPVEIKRLALECQKLCQKYGAPFIINDEVRLALELKADGVHVGQEDMAIEEVVTLCQKHQFIGLSVNTLEQALKARHLDGVAYLGVGPIFPTPSKKDAKEVVGVNLLKKIHDSGVKKPLIAIGGITTDNASKLQKFSGIAVISAITQAKDKALAVGKLLNNA encoded by the coding sequence ATGTTTGATGCGGATTGTTTGAAACTCATGTTTGTGGCTGGTTCGCAAGATTTCTACCACATAAAAGGCGATAGGACAAACGCGCTTTTAGACACTTTAGAATTAGCCTTACAATCTAAAATCACAGCGTTTCAATTCCGTCAAAAAGGCGATTTAGCCTTACAAGATCCTGTTGAAATCAAACGATTAGCCCTAGAGTGTCAAAAATTATGCCAAAAATACGGCGCGCCTTTTATTATTAATGATGAGGTGCGACTCGCGCTAGAATTAAAGGCTGATGGCGTGCATGTGGGGCAAGAGGACATGGCTATAGAAGAGGTAGTAACTTTATGCCAAAAGCACCAATTTATAGGTTTGAGCGTCAATACTTTAGAGCAAGCCCTAAAAGCGCGCCATTTAGACGGCGTAGCCTATTTAGGGGTAGGCCCTATTTTCCCCACACCATCTAAAAAAGACGCTAAAGAAGTTGTAGGCGTCAATCTTTTAAAAAAAATACACGATAGCGGGGTGAAAAAACCCCTCATAGCGATTGGGGGCATCACGACAGATAACGCTTCAAAATTGCAAAAATTCAGCGGTATCGCAGTCATTAGCGCGATCACGCAAGCCAAAGATAAAGCCTTAGCGGTTGGAAAACTCTTAAACAATGCATGA
- the thiD gene encoding bifunctional hydroxymethylpyrimidine kinase/phosphomethylpyrimidine kinase: MKVYPQVLSIAGSDSGGGAGIQADLKAFQTLGVFGTSVITCITAQNTQGVHGVYPLSVESVKAQILAIRDDFSIKAFKMGALCNAQIIECVADTLKTCDFGLCVLDPVMVAKNGALLLEEEAILSLKKRLLPKTNLLTPNLPEVYALTGVQARDDESASKAMGVLRDLGVKNAVIKGGHTEHFQGEFSNDWVFLEDAEFVLNAKRFNTKNTHGTGCTLSSLIVGLLAQGLDLKNAITKAKELLTIIIQNPLNIGHGHGPLNLWSIKKHV; this comes from the coding sequence GTGAAAGTTTATCCGCAAGTTTTAAGCATTGCTGGTAGCGATAGCGGTGGGGGCGCTGGGATACAGGCCGATTTGAAAGCGTTTCAAACTTTGGGCGTGTTTGGGACAAGCGTGATCACTTGCATCACCGCGCAAAACACACAGGGCGTGCATGGGGTGTATCCATTGAGCGTTGAGAGCGTGAAAGCGCAAATCCTAGCCATTAGAGATGATTTTTCTATCAAGGCGTTCAAAATGGGGGCGTTATGCAACGCTCAAATCATTGAATGCGTGGCGGACACTTTAAAAACATGCGATTTTGGGTTGTGCGTTTTAGATCCGGTGATGGTGGCAAAGAATGGGGCTTTGCTTTTAGAAGAAGAGGCGATTTTAAGCTTAAAAAAACGCCTTTTACCCAAAACCAATTTACTAACCCCTAACCTCCCTGAAGTCTATGCGCTCACAGGCGTTCAAGCGCGAGACGATGAAAGCGCTTCAAAAGCGATGGGTGTTTTAAGGGATTTAGGCGTTAAAAACGCTGTGATTAAAGGGGGGCATACAGAGCATTTTCAAGGGGAGTTTAGCAACGATTGGGTGTTTTTAGAAGACGCTGAATTTGTCTTAAACGCCAAGCGATTCAACACCAAAAACACGCATGGCACGGGTTGTACTCTGTCTAGCTTGATTGTGGGCTTACTCGCTCAAGGGCTGGATTTAAAAAACGCTATCACAAAGGCTAAAGAGCTTTTAACTATCATCATTCAAAACCCCTTAAACATTGGGCATGGGCATGGGCCTTTGAATTTGTGGAGCATTAAAAAGCATGTTTGA
- the thiM gene encoding hydroxyethylthiazole kinase: MLKELRQKRPLVHNITNYVVAQFVANGLLALGASPLMSDAIAEMSDLAKISDALAINIGTLNERTILCAKEAIKRYKALNKPIVLDPVGCSASALRYNTSLEFLESEGISVLRGNAAELGSLVGISCESKGLDSKHSATPIEIVKRAAQKYSVIAVMTGKTDYVSDGEKVLSITGGSEYLTAITGAGCLHATACASFLSLKKDPLDSMVQLCAFYKQAAFNAQKKALENNGSNGSFLFYFLDALSLPIELENSLIKEEL, from the coding sequence ATGTTAAAGGAATTACGCCAAAAACGCCCTTTAGTGCATAATATCACCAATTATGTGGTGGCGCAATTTGTGGCTAATGGTTTGTTAGCTTTAGGGGCATCGCCTTTAATGAGCGATGCGATCGCTGAAATGTCCGATTTAGCAAAAATTTCTGACGCGCTCGCTATTAATATTGGCACCCTCAATGAACGCACCATTTTATGCGCTAAAGAGGCGATCAAACGTTACAAGGCTTTGAATAAACCCATCGTGTTAGATCCTGTGGGGTGTTCAGCGAGCGCTTTGCGCTATAACACAAGTTTAGAGTTTTTAGAAAGCGAAGGGATTAGCGTGCTTAGGGGCAATGCTGCCGAATTAGGCTCTTTAGTGGGTATTTCTTGCGAAAGTAAGGGGTTAGATTCCAAGCATTCCGCCACGCCTATAGAAATTGTCAAACGAGCGGCTCAAAAGTATTCTGTGATAGCGGTGATGACGGGCAAAACAGATTACGTGAGCGATGGGGAAAAAGTTTTGAGTATTACTGGGGGGAGCGAGTATTTGACTGCAATTACAGGGGCTGGGTGTTTGCATGCCACAGCGTGCGCGAGCTTTTTGAGTTTGAAAAAAGACCCCTTAGATTCTATGGTGCAACTTTGCGCTTTCTATAAACAAGCCGCTTTTAATGCACAAAAAAAAGCGTTAGAAAATAACGGCTCCAATGGTTCGTTCTTGTTTTATTTTTTAGACGCTCTAAGCTTGCCCATAGAGTTAGAAAATAGCCTTATTAAGGAAGAGTTGTGA